Part of the Onthophagus taurus isolate NC chromosome 11, IU_Otau_3.0, whole genome shotgun sequence genome is shown below.
tcctaaaaacattctttttacgatagtattttgtttttcttaaaaattcatttctttcctcATCAAAAAGCTAactaacattttaatctagtagcgcatgaatgttttacactcgatgttatttttttattttattttttgattagtaggtcgtggtcagaactgtggaataatggcttttattcaacactttgtcagtccTGCGCAGTAATGCGtctcattacccgtcaaaaatcaaatgcaGATATTGTagataaaagaattttatctacaactattgaattatctatttgttatacatttgatttttgacgggtaatgacacgcattacccatgactgacaaagtgttgaataatgaggccattattccacagttctgatacggcctactaatcaaaaaataaaatattaacagaaatgacagctttcttatattgaggttatgtctgaaatgtctatcaagtatatttttttcgttttttttgatttttttttcaaaattaaatagttgtagataaagtatagtatttaacttgcgtataatggatgttacccactcagattacaacactcgctcgcttcgctcgctcgtgttgcaacttcatcttcgtgggtaacagccgccattatacgcttgttgaataatatactattttgtacgtcgcgacggtaatgaaagctattacagtactcaaacgggtgctgtaatgagactccttacagcatccgatgctgtaatgagattttagtaacattttctgAAACCAGTTCATGTTGGTGAccagttggtgacattgggtcattaatttttctagttgtcaatgtgactaTATGAATtggaatttataaaattagcGTACTGTTGTTCGTACCTTTCGTGGGACTTCTCTGGAAGTAGTGTTTTAAtagaactctgagcaatttctcctATTTCGGAAGGTGtacatgaaatattttttcaggtgaatacatttggtgttttgacaatttttaatcgtcaattcaaatttctattttcaagtgttacgatgttaccaactgctacatacctatttccctacattgccaaaatttattttgtttttataaaaagaaaaatgacgGTGACATCGGATTGGGGAATCCttaaacaaaaagattacaaTAGAATccaataaaacttgttaattttatacttcTTGATGTTTTCCTGATGACGGAAATTTTTTCCGAAACCGGTAGTTGAGAAccaataaatttcattcttcggaattttaattaattttttatatttaacattatGGAACTCTTTCACAAATGTGATAGAGACTTTAAAATGGACCTGGACCTGTTCGAAATTAAGAAACACTGACAATGAATTGTTTAATTACCAAACAGATCAGGTcataataaacttattatcGTTGTGCGCTGTCTCTTGTGCGCATCTATCCATCGGCATTGTAAACTTTTATCTTGTTTTTGTGGTATGTTTTACATTATttcggtttttattttttgtgctttattttattagctaATTTTGTCTCTATTGACAAATCACAGCTATTCCTTGGATATTATTTGTTTCATACTCGTATATTAGGTTTTACTTTACTTACTTAACTTCTGCACAAATCACGTGTTTTTCTTGATTGACGATAAAACCGTCTTTAGGAAATGAGTGCAACAAAATCTGGCCACGCTATCTTATAGAGaataattttagatacaaTTAGCAGTAGTCAGATACGCGGAGCACATTTGCGTTTActtgtggagaatttttttcgtttggGGGTGTCAAAACCATCTTTAGGAAATGAGTGCAACAAAATCTGGCCTCGCTATCTTGTAGAGGGTAATTTTATGTACAATTAGCAGTAGTCAGATACGCGGAGCACATTCGCGTTTACTTGTGGCGAATAGTAGCGAATTTTCGTTAGGGGGTGGCTAAAAGCGTCCTTAGGATTTCCTTAGGATTTTTTGCAGTCAAATGACTGTAAATATCTATAAGGATCTAAGAAAATCTGGGCACGCTATCTAATAAAGGGTAATACTAATTATAGGTATATTTTACAATCATCAGATCCGCGGAGTACAATCTGGTTTACACGTggggattttttttcttggggGTGGCTAAAAGCGTCTTTAAGAAATGACCGCAACAAAATCTGACCACTCTATTTCATAAGAGGTAGTTTTAGATACACTTTACAGTAGCCAGATTCGTGGAGCACATTCTCGTTTATGTGGGgttatactttttattttacctaAAAATGATCGTGTAAAACCGACTTTAGCGTATATTCGGATGTCTTCGGTAAAACGGGTTGCTATGTTTGGGGTGCTGTTTTCACACCGGTAAATACACTCGAGCTTGATTTTAAAtcaggataattttatttttaattcactcaaGTTTTATTGccctttgaaaaaaaactctcaatcgaaatcaaaaattatccGATTAAAAGTCACGCTCTTGTGTATTTACCCCCGATTAAGAAGATTGTCGATTTTTAAACGACAGTCCGATTCTTCAAAAATGCAGATTcgccaaaaattttaataatgcaatgactattataaaataatataagtttctatacattataattttttttaataaaattcttaccTCATCATGTCAACATCTTATTTTTAATCGTCTTCGAAATgcagaattaaaaattgtctCTTTTCTTGGTTTTGAGTCGGTGACAATTGACGGAAGTTTTAACGTAAACGTTACGAgggaataataaatttgtatccGACTAAACTTTCCCTTTTTGTCTCTCTCTTTCCACATAAACCCATCATAGGTGGCGTTGTGTAATCTGGGGTGCATAATTTTATGCATTCACAAAAGTATGCAACctagataaaattaataaatattcatgCTTAATGGTGAATGATTACCTATCCTACAAATGCTGTATAAAATGCAATTTCTTACAAAAAGAAAGTGGTCAACACATTCATTGAAAAAATTCAAGTCCACTGTTTCCTCTAAATGTTTCACAATGAGGCTTGTAAGTCCCACTTCATGCCAGCGGTTTTTCGGTCTGACCTCTAAAATTGCAACCACAAACTGTTCAGCAGGATAAAATAACTTCttgttatttgaaaattctttgGCTGCTATGAATCGGTTAAAAGACACTAGGTCATCAGAGGTTAGAATATTTGAACAAGTTTCACAACAAAGTTTATTAAAGAgcctctttaaaatgaaaccTGCAATATAAGCTACTGATAGGCTTTCAAAACTTCTGTTGCCACCATTATCTCTATATCTATGGCGACTAGTTGAGGTACTTCTTGGCTATTTATTTTAGATACAATTTATCAATGGCAATTTTTATATGAACCGACACTGATTCACTTGGCGCAGACTCGCGGCTTTGTCTCACATCtttactcaaaaataaatacatagcATTGTTGTTAACGTATTTCTGTACAAAATGacgtattttttgttgtaaagtAATTAGAATgttaatcacaaaaattacTAAACTTTGCCATAAAAACGGCTTTGTATAATGCGATTTATGTATGTGAACTTaatttcaaagaaattaaaagatgtTTACCGCtgaaaacgtttaaaaaatatatcgtCCACACGAAAACGGCAAACACatcttttaaactttttaataagataTTATCGTGAAATTTAGACATCAAAAATGCCTATACCACATCCGATGGAATACCcggtatacaggtgtcccgtatcttgagcatcagagcattatacggttgtaggatacattattctgcagcgatttttctaataaatttttttcgaaatgtttatagtaactgcacgggaactgtttaaaacTGTCCAATAGCAGATCGTAAATCAGATTCAGGTAATCGGCCCGtatacgggacacctgtatatgtatatgatGGATTAGGTAAATAGTGGCAAGCAAATAATACATTACCATCAAAATatcataatatattaatattttttcgaaTAACTACCATTTAACATATATTCTGTGGCTCTTAAATCGCAGTAAATTTAGTTGGGGTATGTGAAATTGTTCTTCAACCTTTATGAATATTTTGGTTCTGAAAAGAACCGGGTCGTGTtgatattgaaataatttcaatttcttaGCCTCCAAAGCCGTAGAGAGTGCGCCCTTGCCGTTTAAGGGCGTAAACGACGTCCATAGCAGTAACGGTTTTCCTCTTTGCATGTTCCGTATAGGTGACAGCGTCGCGAATAACGTTCTCAAGAAATACCTTTAGGACTCCTCTGGTTTCTTCGTAAATTAATCCGGAAATTCGTTTTACGCCACCGCGACGAGCAAGACGCCTGATGGCCGGTTTGGTAATGCCCTGGATGTTGTCACGGAGTACTTTGCGATGACGTTTCGCACCCCCTTTACCAAGCCCTTTTCCTCCCTTTCCTCGGCCAGTCATTGTGTTGGTTTGTCAACAATCTAGTAATCACGAACAACAAACGATAGCGGACACTGTGGTTATGATAGGAGTGGCCAGTTTCGACCCTGTTATATACACGTGGAACGGGAACGCCTACCGCCGCTTGGGCTCGACCAATCCGAACAAGCGTGCAATATGCGGTACGTGTAAAGGATAGAAAATAGCCTTTGgccgttaaaattttttagatttgacGATAGCAATCAGTTTGTAACTACATACATATCTTGTTTGTTACTGTTACgttcataaaaaaaacaacgaaaatgGCGCGTACGAAGCAAACTGCTCGTAAATCTACTGGCGGTAAAGCCCCTCGTAAACAATTGGCAACAAAAGCAGCCAGGAAAAGCGCTCCCGCTACTGGAGGTGTAAAGAAGCCACATCGTTACAGACCTGGAACCGTAGCTCTTCGCGAAATTCGTCGTTACCAGAAGAGCACTGAACTTTTGATCAGAAAGCTGCCTTTCCAACGTTTGGTTAGAGAAATTGCCCAGGATTTCAAGACCGATTTGCGATTCCAAAGTAGTGCCGTGATGGCCTTGCAAGAAGCTAGCGAGGCTTACTTGGTAGGACTTTTTGAGGATACCAACTTGTGCGCAATTCATGCAAAACGCGTCACCATTATGCCGAAGGACATTCAGCTTGCTAGACGTATTCGTGGCGAAAGagcttaattcattttaatcaaCCCAACTTCTCCTCAACAAGACCGGTTCTTTTCAGAACCAATAGATTATTTTCTGAAAAGCAACTTTTCCAATACAAattgtacatttttaagtcGGTTTTAAAACTGTACTTGTCATGTAAATTACACCACGTCTGTAGATTAACTGAACTTTTATTCTTCTCAAAACCCGTTTTATACATtaattaaacttacatttaaacTATAACAATACTTAACGGGCACGAAACAAGAACTGCTGCTGctcaataattaaataactccAAGAATCAATTTCCAGAGATGCAATGGCAAGATTGGAGATGACAGCCTTTAACACCACTAATGTTGGACGAAACCATTACTCTTTAATAACAGCAgcttttttttattcgttAAAGGTGATTTTAAATCGCCTTTCCAAGAAATCTTTGCACATTAACGAAGGTTTTATCAACTAACATTTAGTAACAGTGTGAGTTATAACTAAAGATATTGTGGTAAGGTATGACTAACAAATAGTAGAAATAAGTCTTATTGTTATTAAGAAGGTTAGTTAACGACTGCCAGCGAGACCCAACTAATAATAAGAAGCTCGAAGAAGAAacatgaagaagaaaaaaaaaagaaaacacgaAGAATGCCAATAACTCGATACTCTTCGCCTAACATGACTAAAAATAACATGACTAAGCGCTACACCACTATTATCTTCACCGACAATATAACCGAACTATACGATTCCTTACTGGATTGAGATGAgaagaaaatactaaatatacagagtgtcccccgtatcttccgcattattctgaagcgatttttgtaataaaaatttgtcgaaatgtttataataattagcGATTCAcgaaaagagaaataaacacGTGCGAGACGCAATGAGACAACGTTTTGGACGACTTTAAGCAGTTTCCCTGCGGTTATTATAACcatatcgaaaaatttttattagaaaaatcgaaaattagaTTTCTTTATTACATACGAACAAGACTCTTCTTCCAAAAACAACTCGATCGGCTTTTATGACTCCGTCCCTTTCCTACTGTAGTAGTAAAACGGT
Proteins encoded:
- the LOC111419276 gene encoding histone H4, with the protein product MTGRGKGGKGLGKGGAKRHRKVLRDNIQGITKPAIRRLARRGGVKRISGLIYEETRGVLKVFLENVIRDAVTYTEHAKRKTVTAMDVVYALKRQGRTLYGFGG
- the LOC111419280 gene encoding histone H3 encodes the protein MARTKQTARKSTGGKAPRKQLATKAARKSAPATGGVKKPHRYRPGTVALREIRRYQKSTELLIRKLPFQRLVREIAQDFKTDLRFQSSAVMALQEASEAYLVGLFEDTNLCAIHAKRVTIMPKDIQLARRIRGERA